A stretch of Thermoanaerobaculia bacterium DNA encodes these proteins:
- the mrdA gene encoding penicillin-binding protein 2, protein MRLRGSSSEERESFQRMIEVAFIAAAFAFAAMATAYWYTQIVRGDYYFKLSENNRLRSVAVTAARGVIYDRHGVPLAENEPSYTLYLYRRETKNLAASIDTAVSLLGLPREDVERRVARYRTYFDFVPIALAENLTIGEVAAIEARGAEDPEFAVGVGQRRLYTKGTGAQAIGYLSEASPNQIAAQPDRYRPGVAIGQRGIESAYQDLLAGRDGERRIIVDSFGHETAEESREDPVPGRNLTLTIDERLQEVAERYFQNRVGSAVAMDPKTGQILAMISAPSYDPNLFSRRMTGTQWATLVDNPFRPLQNRAIQNVYSPGSAFKVFLAVEGLAGGYITPDTKVFCPGYATFYGRAFKCHKKEGHGWVNLREAIRGSCDVYFYTLGKRMGIEKIAEAARAFGFGKPTGLDLPNEKAGLVPSEEWSEKVRKAHWYPSETISVAIGQGPLLVTSLQLARGLAGLVNGGRFPRPHLFLSAQDAQTGGRFEYFDGTEERMKIDPAIVGQVEDAMWAVVNEPGGTAYLSRLPGLDLCGKTGSVQVVAQKDTKKEGSLPFEKRDHAWFIGFAPRRDPKIVIAVFVEHGQHGASAAAPLARDLAATYLGVPIPHPAEPGEPPAGAPAPTTIAAARAAASLPAPARKAAPITEARR, encoded by the coding sequence ATGAGGCTGCGAGGGAGCTCTTCCGAGGAGCGCGAGTCTTTCCAGCGCATGATCGAAGTCGCGTTCATCGCGGCGGCGTTCGCCTTCGCCGCGATGGCGACGGCCTACTGGTACACGCAGATCGTCCGCGGCGACTACTATTTCAAGCTCTCGGAGAACAACCGCCTGCGTTCGGTCGCGGTCACCGCCGCGCGCGGAGTGATCTACGACCGCCACGGGGTCCCGCTCGCCGAGAACGAGCCCTCCTACACCCTCTACCTCTACCGGCGTGAGACGAAGAACCTCGCCGCGTCGATCGACACGGCGGTTTCTCTCCTCGGGCTCCCGCGCGAGGACGTGGAACGCCGGGTGGCGCGCTATCGGACGTACTTCGACTTCGTCCCGATCGCGCTCGCCGAGAACCTCACGATCGGCGAGGTCGCGGCGATCGAGGCGCGCGGCGCGGAGGACCCCGAATTCGCCGTCGGCGTCGGGCAGCGGCGGCTGTACACGAAGGGGACGGGCGCGCAGGCGATCGGGTATCTCTCCGAGGCGTCGCCGAACCAGATCGCGGCGCAGCCGGACCGCTACCGGCCGGGTGTGGCGATCGGGCAGCGCGGAATCGAGAGCGCCTACCAGGACCTCCTCGCCGGACGCGACGGCGAGCGGCGGATCATCGTCGACTCCTTCGGCCACGAGACCGCCGAGGAGAGCCGCGAGGACCCGGTGCCCGGCAGGAACCTGACGCTCACGATCGACGAGAGGCTTCAGGAGGTCGCGGAGCGGTATTTCCAGAACCGCGTGGGATCGGCCGTCGCGATGGATCCGAAGACCGGGCAGATCCTCGCGATGATCTCGGCGCCCTCCTACGATCCGAATCTCTTCTCGCGGCGGATGACCGGCACCCAATGGGCGACGCTCGTCGACAATCCCTTCCGCCCGCTGCAGAACCGCGCGATCCAGAACGTCTATTCGCCCGGCTCCGCGTTCAAGGTCTTCCTCGCGGTCGAAGGCCTCGCCGGCGGCTACATCACGCCCGACACGAAGGTCTTCTGCCCGGGGTACGCGACGTTCTACGGCCGCGCGTTCAAGTGCCACAAGAAGGAAGGGCACGGCTGGGTGAACCTCCGCGAGGCGATCCGCGGCTCGTGCGACGTGTACTTCTACACGCTCGGCAAGCGCATGGGGATCGAGAAGATCGCCGAGGCCGCGCGGGCCTTCGGGTTCGGAAAGCCGACCGGACTCGACCTCCCGAACGAGAAGGCGGGCCTGGTCCCCTCCGAGGAATGGAGCGAAAAGGTCCGCAAGGCCCACTGGTATCCCTCCGAGACGATCTCGGTCGCGATCGGCCAGGGGCCGCTCCTCGTCACCTCGCTGCAGCTCGCGCGCGGCCTCGCCGGACTCGTCAACGGCGGGCGCTTCCCGCGGCCGCACCTCTTCCTCTCCGCCCAGGACGCGCAGACCGGCGGCCGCTTCGAGTACTTCGACGGGACCGAGGAGCGGATGAAGATCGATCCCGCGATCGTCGGGCAGGTCGAGGACGCGATGTGGGCGGTGGTCAACGAACCGGGAGGAACGGCTTACCTCTCGAGGCTCCCGGGCCTCGATCTCTGCGGGAAGACGGGCTCCGTTCAGGTGGTCGCCCAGAAGGACACCAAGAAGGAGGGATCGCTCCCGTTCGAGAAGCGCGACCACGCGTGGTTCATCGGTTTCGCGCCGAGGCGGGATCCGAAGATCGTCATCGCGGTCTTCGTCGAGCACGGCCAGCACGGCGCCTCGGCCGCGGCGCCGCTCGCGCGCGACCTCGCCGCGACGTACCTCGGCGTTCCGATCCCCCACCCGGCGGAGCCCGGCGAGCCACCGGCCGGAGCTCCCGCCCCGACCACGATCGCGGCCGCGCGCGCCGCGGCGTCGCTTCCGGCGCCCGCGCGGAAAGCCGCGCCGATCACGGAGGCTCGCCGGTGA
- the mreC gene encoding rod shape-determining protein MreC, with amino-acid sequence MPDPRLPSPAAGARHAKIVLAGTLGGCLLLMSAQARQKGRGPSLLERTGFFVLSPLVAGSHQAAQAEKSVAGSIRSYFGARRENEVLRRRVSSLEEQVFALRAGAEDAAHLRALLKLAPFLPAVRAAAPILSIEERGSYRRALIGAGADSGVLPRSPLAVTAGLVGRVTSVSPRFAKAILVTDADSAVGGRIARTGEQGVVRGDGGELRIDYVSALADVRPGDLVETAGIDGIFPRGIPIGTVTRVTRGKALFLAIRLAPAAPLHRLDDVLVLDPAPSAEDGRSPSE; translated from the coding sequence TTGCCTGATCCGCGCCTTCCTTCGCCCGCCGCCGGCGCCCGGCACGCGAAAATCGTCCTCGCCGGGACGCTCGGAGGCTGCCTTCTGCTGATGTCGGCGCAGGCCCGCCAGAAAGGGCGCGGGCCGTCGCTGCTCGAGCGGACCGGGTTCTTCGTGCTCAGTCCCCTCGTCGCCGGCAGCCATCAGGCGGCGCAGGCGGAGAAGTCGGTCGCCGGGTCGATCCGGTCCTATTTCGGCGCCCGCCGGGAGAACGAGGTCCTCCGCCGCCGCGTCTCCTCGCTCGAAGAGCAGGTGTTCGCGCTGCGCGCGGGCGCCGAGGACGCGGCGCATCTGCGCGCGCTCCTCAAGCTCGCCCCGTTCCTTCCGGCAGTGCGCGCCGCGGCGCCGATCCTTTCGATCGAGGAGCGGGGCTCGTACCGCCGCGCGTTGATCGGTGCGGGCGCCGACTCGGGAGTCCTCCCCCGGTCGCCGCTCGCCGTGACGGCCGGACTGGTGGGACGCGTCACGTCCGTTTCGCCGCGGTTTGCGAAAGCGATCCTCGTCACCGACGCGGATTCCGCGGTCGGCGGACGGATCGCGCGCACCGGCGAGCAGGGCGTCGTGCGGGGGGACGGCGGGGAGCTGCGGATCGACTACGTCTCGGCGCTCGCCGACGTGCGGCCGGGAGACCTCGTCGAGACGGCCGGGATCGACGGGATCTTCCCGCGCGGCATCCCGATCGGCACGGTCACGCGGGTCACCCGCGGCAAGGCGCTCTTCCTCGCGATCCGACTCGCTCCCGCCGCCCCGCTCCACCGGCTGGACGACGTCCTGGTCCTCGACCCGGCTCCCTCGGCCGAAGACGGTCGGAGCCCTTCCGAGTAA
- a CDS encoding rod shape-determining protein, which yields MGWKSLFSLFSSDLAIDLGTANTLVFALNRGIIVREPSIVAINKLTNRVEAVGKEAKEMLGRTPGNIAAIRPMKDGVIADFEVTEKMLDYFIKKAHGRSLFVRPRIVISVPSDITQVEKRAVQDSAMRAGASEVYIIEQAMAAAIGSGLPITEPAGNMIVDIGGGTTDVAVISLAGIVYSRSVRIASNEMDEAIVQYIKRKYNLLVGERTAEQIKIEIGSAHPLDEPMTMEVKGRDLVEGVPKTLLLSDEEIREALSEVVAAIVETVRVALERTPPELSADIMDRGIVITGGGSLLKNLDRRLREETGLPISYAEDPLASVALGTGAMLTDFGLLKKISIA from the coding sequence ATGGGCTGGAAATCGCTCTTTTCCCTCTTCTCGTCCGATCTCGCGATCGACCTCGGGACCGCGAACACCCTCGTCTTCGCGCTCAACCGCGGAATCATCGTCCGCGAGCCCTCGATCGTCGCGATCAACAAGCTGACCAACCGGGTGGAAGCGGTCGGCAAGGAAGCCAAGGAGATGCTCGGCCGCACCCCGGGCAACATCGCCGCGATCCGGCCGATGAAGGACGGCGTCATCGCCGACTTCGAGGTCACGGAGAAAATGCTCGATTACTTCATCAAGAAGGCGCACGGCCGGTCGCTCTTCGTCCGGCCCCGCATCGTGATCTCCGTCCCGTCGGACATCACGCAGGTCGAAAAGCGCGCGGTCCAGGACTCCGCGATGCGCGCGGGCGCGTCGGAGGTGTACATCATCGAGCAGGCGATGGCCGCCGCCATCGGATCGGGGCTTCCGATCACCGAGCCGGCAGGCAACATGATCGTCGACATCGGCGGCGGGACGACCGACGTCGCCGTCATCTCGCTCGCGGGGATCGTCTATTCCCGCTCCGTGCGGATCGCCTCCAACGAGATGGACGAAGCGATCGTCCAGTACATCAAACGCAAGTACAACCTCCTCGTCGGCGAGCGGACGGCCGAGCAGATCAAGATCGAGATCGGCTCCGCCCACCCGCTCGACGAGCCGATGACGATGGAGGTCAAGGGACGCGACCTCGTCGAAGGCGTGCCGAAGACGCTGCTGCTCTCCGACGAGGAGATCCGGGAGGCGCTCTCGGAGGTCGTCGCCGCGATCGTCGAGACCGTCCGTGTCGCCCTCGAGCGCACCCCGCCCGAGCTCTCCGCCGACATCATGGACCGCGGGATCGTCATCACCGGGGGTGGATCCCTGCTCAAGAACCTCGACCGGCGGCTGCGCGAGGAAACGGGTCTGCCGATCTCGTACGCCGAGGACCCGCTCGCCTCGGTCGCCCTCGGCACCGGCGCCATGCTCACCGACTTCGGTCTCCTGAAAAAGATCTCGATTGCCTGA
- a CDS encoding FecR domain-containing protein: MAQTANKRATRGDLEWIVFSYRDVRRWLIILLVAGGAATWGVHVYRRNHVSPELRAERQIQQAETTYKNAEASPEASRFTATLGQAKERLADARSALENAKNVEAYDLAVESESLSRRALGRAGHSDIGDATFVALDGEVTIQRAGRGTWEECRLRQSLYDGDFIKTSSSGSAEIMFFDGTLYQLRPDSLFEVKSGQRPDREKSSAVDMVSGSIQVYTSNAPSQIRTKAVSAEVQRDSEVGVSVAENHDTEVSSYRGQAVLRTERDSVVLSDRERVRANAATQRLGGKIALPESPAPVDPADNRIFDLKKNADVVLRWTAVKEASRYHLQVSRSRLFIPDATPLDLSDRRGLQAAIRPHEEGSYYWRVAAISGKGVSSDWSPYRRFRVVADAAKAGAPAGAPPPLQIETPQQMGNLFLIFGHTDPSASVSVGGKRADVEPDGSFKTTVTVDTEGESQIVVKAADAAGRETVKRIRVFVELF; the protein is encoded by the coding sequence ATGGCACAGACGGCAAACAAGAGGGCGACCCGGGGAGACCTCGAATGGATCGTCTTCTCCTACCGCGACGTGCGGCGGTGGTTGATCATTCTCCTGGTCGCCGGAGGGGCCGCGACGTGGGGAGTGCACGTCTACCGCCGCAACCACGTCTCGCCGGAGCTGCGCGCAGAGCGGCAGATCCAGCAGGCCGAGACGACCTACAAGAACGCCGAAGCGAGCCCCGAGGCTTCCCGGTTCACGGCGACGCTCGGGCAGGCGAAGGAACGGCTGGCCGACGCCAGGAGCGCACTCGAGAACGCGAAGAACGTCGAGGCGTACGACCTCGCGGTCGAGTCGGAATCGCTCTCGCGCCGGGCGCTCGGCCGCGCCGGCCACTCCGACATCGGCGACGCGACGTTCGTCGCGCTCGACGGCGAGGTCACGATCCAGCGCGCCGGCCGCGGCACGTGGGAAGAATGCCGGCTGCGCCAGTCGCTGTACGACGGCGACTTCATCAAGACCTCCTCGTCGGGTTCGGCGGAGATCATGTTCTTCGACGGCACCCTCTACCAGCTCCGCCCCGATTCGCTCTTCGAGGTCAAGAGCGGGCAGCGGCCCGACCGCGAGAAATCGAGCGCCGTCGACATGGTGTCGGGCTCGATCCAGGTCTACACGTCCAACGCGCCGTCGCAGATCCGCACGAAGGCCGTGTCGGCCGAGGTGCAGCGCGATTCGGAGGTCGGAGTCTCCGTCGCCGAAAACCACGACACGGAAGTTTCGAGCTACCGCGGCCAGGCGGTGCTGCGGACCGAGCGCGACAGCGTCGTCCTCTCCGACCGCGAGCGCGTGCGCGCCAACGCCGCGACGCAGCGCCTCGGCGGCAAGATCGCGCTGCCCGAGTCCCCCGCGCCCGTCGACCCCGCCGACAACCGGATCTTCGACCTGAAGAAGAACGCCGACGTCGTGCTCCGCTGGACCGCCGTGAAGGAGGCCTCCCGCTACCACCTCCAGGTCTCGCGGTCGCGGCTCTTCATTCCCGATGCGACGCCGCTCGACCTCTCGGACCGCCGCGGCCTCCAGGCCGCGATCCGGCCTCACGAGGAAGGGTCGTACTACTGGCGTGTCGCGGCGATCAGCGGCAAGGGGGTCTCCTCCGACTGGAGCCCTTACCGCCGGTTCCGGGTCGTGGCCGACGCCGCGAAGGCCGGCGCGCCGGCCGGTGCGCCGCCGCCCCTCCAGATCGAGACCCCGCAGCAGATGGGCAACCTCTTCCTGATCTTCGGACACACCGATCCGTCGGCCTCCGTCTCGGTGGGCGGCAAGCGCGCCGACGTCGAGCCGGACGGCTCGTTCAAGACGACCGTCACCGTCGACACCGAGGGGGAATCGCAGATCGTCGTCAAGGCCGCCGACGCCGCGGGGCGCGAGACCGTCAAACGCATTCGCGTATTCGTGGAATTATTCTGA
- a CDS encoding peptidyl-prolyl cis-trans isomerase: protein MLKVMRRSFQHLKWVLWFVVIVFVAFIFVDWGMGRVRGDKATSGEVATLHGEPITAADFDRQYKQTEDRYRQMYKGNWSPALAKAMDLPNQVLNGMIERRMLLEAAQRTGLRVADAELAGRIQAMPAFQRNGQFVGASEYASALAAYGLTVGQFERGFREDMLIEKYNALVAASLVIPEERLKSQFEAQNEKAKVEYVLLPPARLAASAPAAPSDAELMKFYDGNKDLFREPERRKLKYLLVEQSKLREKLKPSPAEIQAYYDAHSDDFAVAERVHAAHILIKTGKDATPAEDAAAKKKAEDVLARAKKGEDFAELARKYSDDPGSKAQGGDLPPFARGQMVPPFEEAAFSMSPGEIRGPVKSDFGYHVIKLMAKLPAGKQTLAEATPRIASILTQDQMKAAEQRKAEALQKAIGKNASDADLRKLADDVVSFDATDWVTAQGQVPGIGYAPGFLKAAFALKKGEVSPQPVPTPRGLAIVKVADVKPPGIPEFAEVRAKVAAEYARRQTEERELGAARPVVAELRGGADLAAVAKRYQADVQTPAEFGKGAPIGSLGASPALADAIFKTPAGQYGDPVALPGKGVVIYRVVSKTDFDPAAFAAQKDKLADAARQQEAQKLIEAELAHRRSQEKIVVNDEILKRYTQG, encoded by the coding sequence ATGCTCAAAGTCATGCGTCGAAGCTTCCAGCATCTCAAGTGGGTGCTGTGGTTCGTGGTCATCGTGTTCGTCGCCTTCATCTTCGTCGACTGGGGAATGGGGCGCGTGCGCGGCGACAAGGCGACCAGCGGCGAGGTCGCGACCCTCCACGGTGAACCGATCACCGCGGCCGACTTCGACCGCCAGTACAAGCAGACCGAGGACCGGTACCGGCAGATGTACAAGGGGAACTGGTCTCCGGCCCTCGCGAAGGCGATGGACCTCCCGAACCAGGTGTTGAACGGCATGATCGAGCGGCGGATGCTGCTGGAGGCCGCGCAGCGGACGGGGCTGCGGGTGGCCGACGCCGAGCTCGCCGGGCGGATCCAGGCGATGCCGGCCTTCCAGCGCAACGGCCAGTTCGTCGGCGCCTCCGAGTACGCGAGCGCGCTGGCGGCGTACGGTCTGACGGTCGGGCAGTTCGAGCGCGGCTTCCGCGAGGACATGCTGATCGAGAAGTACAACGCGCTCGTCGCGGCGAGCCTCGTCATCCCGGAGGAGCGCCTGAAGTCGCAGTTCGAGGCCCAGAACGAGAAGGCGAAGGTCGAGTACGTCCTCCTTCCTCCTGCCAGGCTCGCCGCTTCGGCGCCGGCCGCGCCTTCCGACGCGGAGCTCATGAAGTTCTACGACGGGAACAAGGATCTCTTCCGCGAGCCGGAGCGCCGCAAGCTCAAGTATCTCCTCGTCGAGCAGTCGAAGCTCCGCGAGAAGCTGAAGCCCTCGCCGGCCGAGATCCAGGCATACTACGACGCGCACTCCGACGACTTCGCGGTCGCCGAGCGGGTGCACGCCGCCCACATCCTGATCAAGACCGGCAAGGACGCGACACCCGCCGAGGACGCCGCCGCGAAGAAGAAGGCGGAGGACGTCCTGGCGCGCGCGAAGAAGGGAGAGGACTTCGCCGAGCTCGCGCGGAAGTACTCCGACGACCCCGGCTCGAAGGCGCAGGGAGGCGATCTCCCGCCGTTCGCGCGCGGCCAGATGGTCCCGCCGTTCGAGGAGGCCGCGTTCTCGATGTCTCCGGGCGAGATCCGTGGGCCGGTGAAATCCGACTTCGGCTACCACGTGATCAAGCTGATGGCGAAGCTCCCCGCGGGCAAGCAGACGCTCGCCGAGGCGACGCCGCGGATCGCGTCGATCCTCACGCAGGACCAGATGAAGGCCGCCGAGCAGCGCAAGGCCGAGGCGCTCCAGAAGGCGATCGGCAAGAACGCGAGCGACGCGGACCTCCGCAAGCTCGCCGACGACGTGGTCTCCTTCGACGCGACCGACTGGGTGACGGCGCAGGGTCAGGTGCCGGGGATCGGCTACGCGCCGGGGTTCCTGAAGGCGGCGTTCGCCCTGAAGAAGGGGGAGGTCTCGCCGCAGCCCGTGCCGACGCCGCGCGGCCTCGCGATCGTCAAGGTCGCCGACGTGAAGCCGCCGGGGATCCCGGAATTCGCCGAGGTTCGCGCGAAGGTCGCCGCCGAGTACGCCCGGCGCCAGACCGAGGAACGGGAGCTCGGCGCCGCGCGTCCCGTGGTGGCGGAGCTGCGCGGCGGCGCCGACCTCGCGGCGGTCGCGAAGCGCTATCAAGCCGACGTCCAGACTCCGGCCGAGTTCGGCAAGGGGGCGCCGATCGGCAGCCTCGGCGCTTCGCCGGCCCTCGCCGACGCGATCTTCAAGACGCCCGCCGGGCAGTACGGCGACCCCGTCGCGCTTCCCGGGAAGGGCGTCGTGATCTACCGCGTCGTCTCGAAGACCGATTTCGACCCGGCGGCGTTCGCGGCGCAGAAGGACAAGCTCGCCGACGCCGCGCGCCAGCAGGAGGCGCAGAAGCTGATCGAGGCCGAGCTCGCGCACCGCCGCAGTCAGGAGAAGATCGTCGTCAACGACGAGATCCTGAAGCGGTACACGCAGGGGTGA
- a CDS encoding aminotransferase class I/II-fold pyridoxal phosphate-dependent enzyme: protein MTRKSLEPGSPSAGRPDPDNRPYRRRGIDTEATRAGEDDRSGALVDPIWQTAPFWFKDVAQLEAAARGERRDLFYSRYGNPTITAAERKMAALEGTEDAVVFASGLAAIGVALKAVLSPGDHVVATEDLYGGTLALFRDVFPAAGIEVTLVPTSADPDFGRAIRPATRLLYVETPTNPLVKIVDLEAVARRAKDRGLLCAVDSTFGSPVLQRPAALGFDLVLHSATKYLNGHADVTAGFACAAAPVAARLRTARKMSGAILDPHAAWLLTRGMKTVALRVRAQSENAMAIARRLASHPAVERVHYPGLPDHPGHEVARRQMGGVFGAMLAFDVAGGGPAARRTVESLRLIRLATSLGSVETTADLPAITSHSPAMIDPARREALGIRESTIRLSVGAEDVRDLVADLDAALNAAQDAALNAAPDAALNAAPDVAPDSAPGAASNVARDAAPDAGRR from the coding sequence GTGACCCGTAAGTCGCTCGAACCTGGCAGCCCGTCGGCAGGCCGGCCGGACCCGGATAACCGCCCGTATCGCCGTCGCGGGATCGACACCGAGGCGACGCGCGCCGGCGAGGACGACCGCTCCGGCGCGCTCGTCGACCCGATCTGGCAGACGGCCCCCTTCTGGTTCAAGGACGTCGCACAGCTCGAGGCCGCCGCGCGCGGCGAGCGTCGCGATCTCTTCTACTCGCGCTACGGGAACCCGACCATCACGGCCGCCGAGAGGAAGATGGCGGCCCTCGAGGGGACCGAGGACGCAGTGGTCTTCGCCTCCGGTCTCGCGGCGATCGGCGTCGCGCTCAAGGCGGTGCTCTCGCCGGGCGATCACGTCGTCGCGACCGAGGACCTCTACGGCGGGACCCTCGCCCTCTTCCGCGACGTCTTTCCCGCCGCGGGAATCGAGGTCACGCTCGTGCCGACTTCGGCCGACCCGGACTTCGGGCGGGCGATCCGGCCCGCGACGCGCCTCCTCTACGTCGAGACCCCCACGAACCCGCTCGTCAAGATCGTCGACCTCGAAGCGGTGGCCCGGCGGGCGAAGGATCGCGGGCTCCTCTGCGCAGTCGATTCGACGTTCGGCTCCCCGGTCCTCCAGCGCCCCGCCGCGCTCGGGTTCGACCTCGTCCTCCATTCCGCGACGAAGTACCTGAACGGGCACGCCGACGTGACGGCGGGTTTCGCCTGCGCGGCGGCCCCGGTCGCCGCGAGGCTCCGCACGGCGCGGAAGATGTCGGGAGCGATCCTCGACCCGCACGCGGCGTGGCTCCTGACGCGCGGGATGAAGACGGTGGCGCTCCGCGTGCGGGCGCAGTCGGAGAACGCGATGGCGATCGCCCGGCGCCTTGCGTCGCATCCGGCGGTCGAGCGGGTGCACTACCCGGGGCTGCCGGATCATCCGGGCCACGAGGTCGCGCGGCGGCAAATGGGCGGCGTTTTCGGCGCGATGCTCGCCTTCGACGTTGCCGGCGGCGGCCCGGCGGCGCGCCGCACCGTCGAATCGCTGCGGCTGATCCGGCTCGCGACGTCGCTCGGGTCGGTGGAAACGACCGCCGATCTGCCGGCGATCACCTCGCATTCTCCCGCGATGATCGACCCGGCGCGCCGAGAGGCGCTCGGGATCCGGGAATCGACGATCCGGCTGTCCGTCGGCGCGGAGGATGTCCGCGACCTCGTCGCGGACCTCGATGCGGCGCTGAACGCCGCACAGGATGCGGCGCTGAACGCCGCGCCGGATGCGGCGCTGAACGCCGCGCCGGATGTTGCGCCGGACTCCGCGCCAGGGGCCGCCAGCAACGTTGCGCGGGACGCCGCCCCGGACGCGGGCCGCCGATGA
- the ruvA gene encoding Holliday junction branch migration protein RuvA: MIARLSGALLEKLPDRVVIDVSGVGYSVAISFQTYQELPDAGNSAALLIHTHVREDMLALFGFASEREKKLFEMLISVSGVGPKLALTLLSGIPADDLLGALAKGDARRLVSIPGIGKKTAERLTLELKEKAEKLFVPPAGGPGVEARDVVSALVNFGYKKSEADRVVDHLTRKGAPPSFADFLKEALAALSGG, from the coding sequence ATGATCGCGCGTCTCTCCGGCGCGCTCCTCGAGAAGCTCCCCGACCGCGTCGTGATCGACGTGTCGGGCGTCGGCTACTCCGTCGCGATTTCGTTCCAGACCTACCAGGAGCTGCCGGACGCGGGAAACTCCGCCGCGCTCCTCATCCACACCCACGTGCGGGAGGACATGCTGGCGCTCTTCGGGTTCGCCTCGGAGCGCGAGAAGAAGCTCTTCGAGATGCTGATCTCCGTCTCGGGAGTCGGTCCGAAGCTCGCGCTCACGCTCCTTTCCGGCATTCCCGCCGACGACCTCCTCGGCGCGCTCGCGAAAGGGGACGCGCGTCGGCTCGTGTCGATTCCCGGGATCGGGAAGAAGACCGCGGAGCGGCTGACGCTCGAGCTCAAGGAGAAAGCAGAGAAACTCTTCGTCCCTCCCGCCGGCGGGCCCGGCGTCGAGGCGCGGGACGTCGTCTCGGCGCTCGTCAACTTCGGCTACAAGAAGTCGGAGGCCGACCGCGTCGTCGATCACCTGACGCGCAAAGGCGCGCCTCCCTCGTTTGCCGACTTTTTGAAAGAAGCGCTCGCGGCGCTCTCGGGAGGGTAG
- the ruvB gene encoding Holliday junction branch migration DNA helicase RuvB, which yields MNEAHRSVLSPSALEEEAAVEPKLRPRRLSEYIGQKKVRDNLEVFLQAARARGEALDHVLLTGPPGLGKTTLAHIVAHEMGVGLRITAGPMIARAGDLAAILTNLQPGDVLFIDEIHRLPTAVEEVLYSAMEDFVLDVVIGEGPAARTHRIELKPFTLVGATTRPGLLSQPLHARFGIQHRLDFYDPDSLATIIERSARILGVPIEDDAAREIARRSRGTPRIANRLLRRVRDFAQVAGKTVLDRQTADEALAKLEVDEYGLDELDIRILSVLVEKFGGGPAGVSSLASSLGEDRGTLEDLYEPFLLQAGFIQRTPRGRVATARAYKRLGIAPGTAGSSLF from the coding sequence GTGAACGAAGCCCACCGGTCCGTCCTCTCGCCCTCCGCGCTCGAGGAAGAAGCCGCCGTCGAGCCGAAGCTGCGGCCGCGAAGGCTCTCCGAGTACATCGGCCAGAAGAAAGTCCGGGACAACCTCGAGGTCTTCCTTCAGGCCGCCAGGGCGCGCGGCGAGGCGCTCGACCACGTGCTCCTGACCGGGCCGCCCGGGCTCGGCAAGACGACGCTCGCCCACATCGTCGCCCACGAGATGGGCGTGGGCCTGCGCATCACCGCCGGGCCGATGATCGCGCGCGCGGGGGACCTCGCCGCGATCCTGACGAACCTGCAGCCCGGCGACGTCCTCTTCATCGACGAAATCCACCGGCTGCCGACGGCGGTCGAGGAAGTCCTCTACTCCGCGATGGAGGATTTCGTCCTCGACGTCGTGATCGGAGAAGGGCCCGCGGCGCGGACGCACCGCATCGAGCTGAAGCCCTTCACGCTGGTCGGGGCGACGACGCGGCCGGGGCTCCTCTCGCAGCCCCTGCATGCGCGGTTCGGGATCCAGCACCGCCTCGACTTCTACGATCCCGATTCCCTGGCGACGATCATCGAACGATCCGCGCGGATTCTCGGCGTCCCGATCGAAGACGACGCGGCCCGCGAGATTGCGCGGCGCAGCCGCGGAACTCCCCGCATCGCGAATCGGCTGCTCCGGCGCGTCCGCGACTTCGCGCAGGTCGCCGGGAAAACGGTGCTGGATCGGCAGACCGCCGACGAAGCGCTCGCGAAGCTCGAGGTGGACGAGTACGGCCTCGACGAGCTCGACATCCGGATCCTGTCGGTCCTCGTCGAGAAGTTCGGCGGCGGTCCGGCGGGGGTGTCCTCGCTCGCCTCGTCGCTCGGGGAGGACCGCGGGACCCTCGAAGACCTGTACGAGCCGTTCCTGCTCCAGGCCGGGTTCATCCAGCGCACTCCCCGCGGTCGGGTCGCGACCGCGCGCGCGTACAAGCGGCTCGGCATCGCTCCCGGCACGGCCGGAAGCTCGCTCTTTTGA